In the genome of Oncorhynchus gorbuscha isolate QuinsamMale2020 ecotype Even-year linkage group LG05, OgorEven_v1.0, whole genome shotgun sequence, the window ttagaccatcatttagttttcaacagcataGATTTCTATAAACCTTACTGTCTTGCAACATTGTTTAAATATTCAAAttcaatctccagctgtcccatagtaatgaacgtgttggggtcgggaggagacaggtagtcagcgtttctcagccagtcgaaatcaggaatcagctggcatcatttttatggatatatacaaataaaTGTTAATTGAAAATAGGTGAAACTAAACAAAGTGCAGCTAATTTGCGGTCTTTACAGCTTCAGTgcttgaagtgattgtgttagctgtgttgttggctaacATGTCAAGCGAAATCACGCCTCATTAGCTCagtgttatggatgtatccaaataaatttAACTTGAAAagagcttaaacaaatgcaaatgcagctactgttgttattatttttgacgtgactgtaagttagccgtagttgtctagctagcaagcaagggataagaacgttgccagccagaaTGGCAATGGAACAAACTACTGGGTCACTCCAtagatactgaacaaaaacactGAAAGCTTGCGTCAGATCTCAGGCAACCGAACCAATAGACCGAacaaccagccggcttgggtagcaaccctagatttgtgtcgggactatatcttgggGAAGGATGAAGTagtatgaataaataaataataataattatttgaATGTCATAGGTTTATAAGTGTGATTATCCCTAGCGAGGATATATTGGCCCTTGAAGCAGGTGTTTGGTCGATATATTGGCACTGTTTGCCGAACAccagtgccaatatatcctccaaacactggcttaTATTTTAATACAAGTTCAtgcttccacaagatatagtcactacacaaatctagggttgctccCCAAGCCGTCTTTTGTTCTATCGGTTTCGTCGCTAAAGACGCTACCAGTCGAATAACAGcacagtagctgcatttgctgTGCAATAGTAATAaacaaatttgaatattgaaacaatattGCAAAtattggagagacagacagcaagattTATACAactctccgctgttgaaaactaaatgttagtctaaaagaaatatgagaaaatgtctagatgctttttatagtggagatcaagtttataaattgcttggctgggctgataagacagtggattgtgcagtcagatggaaccGAGTAAATAGTTAACGTTATAGATTTAGCGGGTGGTAACTTGTGAAATAGACACTGGCTGTAAtacggttttaaccaatcagcattcaggattaggcccacccgttgtataatgtCTTCTGTTATATTATGTTGTCTTCTATTGTCATCTGTTATATTATATTCTTCTGTTCTTCTATTCTTCTATTGACTTCTATTGTCTTCTATTGTGCACAACCCAGCTCTAGTCAGCTACTCCCATAGGACTATGCACCCATGACTCACAATGACACAAACAATAATGTAATTTCATAAATCTAAATATTATTAATACAAAtataaaaaatctgctgtttggTTCTCACAAGTATAATTTTAGCACCGGCATTTAACTGGGTTCTCCTCATTATGCCACAGGAGAGAAGAGCCTGCCCAGCCCCATGCAGAGAGAGCTGCCATGGCCAGGCCAGGTCAGAGAGGTGGCAGTATCCTGCAGTGTGATCACACCGAACAGAAGAGCTCTGATTGATGGGTAACCTAGGCTCTGTGATTACATCTCATTTCCTTAATGTCCCAGCCCCGGATGCACAGTGCAAACTTTGTTGCTTCCGCCAGAGATGAGGTAAGTTGCATTTCAAAGTGGATTCTTGATAACATCCATCCAATTCCCTAGCGAAGCCCTGACAGGACAGCCAGGTCAAGTGTACATGTTTAAGTCTGTAATCCCTGTGTCAAGACAGTCTCCAGGTGGTCAAACCTTCCATGGAGAGCATCAAGTGGCGGAAGCTTGTGTCAGTCTCCAGTCTTTATTCCATGTAATCAAACATTGTCAATTCCCTACTTTTTGTAGATGCTTCGCCTGCCCTACAGTATGCATTGAGTGCCATTAATGTTTGCATTCAGACACGTATGATACAGTCTCATTATTTGACATTGAAATTATCTTTCCTATATTGGCATTGACATTGTATTCCAATACCATGGTGTGGTATTGATTTGGGAGGCATAATGAGTGTGTTTCTGTCATCTCAACACCCTTTAAATAGATACAGCTAAGCTTATTTACAGTACAGTGCATCATGTCACATGTCagtgttccctccctctctgttcagaTAAGACAATGATTATCTGTCTCCTGATATAACTTACTCCAGGTTGATGCACCGTGAGGTACTCTGACCAAAATAGATTGGAAAGGTTACTGTATTGAATGTTAGAAACGAGGAACAGAAAGTTGAGGTAGGGACTGAGATGATCCATAGATATGTGGTCATGCTGCATCTGTTCACATATAGTTAGGCCTTTATTCTGGAGTGGCAATTCATTATAGTCAGGCAAGCCTGTACGCCTACACAACCGCAGTTTCCGCTGTCTCCGGGAGCACCGAGGGGGGTGGACCCTGGCTCTGTCCAATTTCCCTGATTTAGTGGCTCCGTCATAGGTCCGGCACTCTGTTCAATAGCACTAAAAGCCTCATCCACACTAATGGGGTTCCTCCGTGACGCAAAAGAAGACTCTTGGGCAGGATGCTTTACGATACCTTACCCAATAATGTAAAGTAAGGGGAACAAGATGATGCCCAGAGACCAACAGCTCTGTAATTGGGTCTGAGAAATTGGGCCGACTATTGTCAGCCACACCATCGATTCCCTGAAAAGAGCAGTTCAATGAGGAGTCAGTAGTGTAATGTATGGAGAAGGGGATGGGAATTGATTATGGAATATGAAGTATTAACTATGTCATTGTTCCAAAAAATACCACAAGACTAATGTCCAAGCATTTCACAGAGCTATTTTAAACTGCCAACATCTTTGAATTTATAATGTCTAAAATGTTACACATGTCATCCATTTTTGGATGTAGAAAAGCCCTAAGAATGCTGTATATTCTGATAATCTTCTAATTCTGGTAATCAAAATTAAGCAGCCTGACCAACTCAACAATTATGTTTCAATATCAGCAATTAAAATATTATAACAGTTGTTATCAAATAACCCAAACATGTATATTTTAAATGAATATAACAACACATGATCATTGGCTGATAATTCTGTAGTACAGCGTTTCCCATCTCCAGTCCTCGAGTATCCCCAacagtatatatttttgttgtggcccaggacaagcacacctgattctacttgtCAACtaaagttgaatcaggtgtttttgtccagggctacaacaaaaatgtgtgctgtttGTTAactgggggactggagttgggaaaacAAAGCACGGTGTAGTAGTGTTCCCAGTCTCATTCTTTGACATTGAAACAAACACAACAAATGTGTCTCAAGAGTTGGAAAGCTGCAATGTGTCTGTTTGTACAGTAGGTGGCTCTGCCAGCAAGTCCAACAAGGGATGTCTTATTCTCTGGATTCCTCAAAAACATAAAGCAATGGAACATTGTTGGGACCTTTAAAATATTTAGAACTATTCTGGGATGATTTCAGTATCTGCCAGTCTGATTTGGCCCTGTCCTCAATGGAAATTATGATATCAAATGGTGCAAATGACTGGCAGATTTTTGTGAATGGAGCATTTTGTGACAGAACGATGACGTCATTTGTGTTCTATCGTCTTTACTGGTTTCTCGTAACCGCTGGACGGTACCTGATTGGCTAGTGGATGGGGCTGAATGCTCTGATTGGCTAAAATTAGATAATTAAACAACTTCTTGGTCAGTACAGAAACCCAAGTGGTAGATATATAAGACAGGACATTGTAGCAGGGTGCAACAGATTCATAAGTTGTTCTAAAGCTTGAAGTACCTCAACTCATTCCATCTTCGTCCACGAAAACAACCAATCACGGTAAGCAGAGAATTTCAACCACTTTTCTGTGTACATGATGCATTGGGTTAGCATGGATGGGATGTCATTTCTGTGGCTATTAGATATTCTGTTAAATGTGCAGAGTGTTCCAGTGATGATAGAGGGGACAGAATGAGATGGCATAAACTTTGCCTAGGCCGTTGACCCTCTGTGAGATGCTGCTGAGAAATGCAGTTCAGATGGCTTTTCAAGGGTAGATGATGTGATTGTGAGTTTAAACTACAGCTGGGGTTGGACTACAGCTCATTCCACTAATGCATGGGCTCCTGTGGGAgccactgtctggctggctggggcTCTAACTCCCAATCTAGATAGTATCACTAATGCCTTCCTCTTCAATGTCTGGTACTGCGTCTCCAAGCCCAGCTCTTCTCTTCAGTTAGAGGGGAGCACTGAGACTAGATGGCTCACTCTGATAGCAGGGAACTAGGAACTTTGGTAGGACTGTCTCATCGCAGAAGGGAAGAGAATGCATTGGGACAGGGAGAGTGAGATGGGCAGCTTCTTCACTCCCAGTAGAACAGTGAGAAACTGAACTGAAACTGAGATGGATGGAGCTTACATGCGATACATCATGTGTAGCGACATACAAAAATGTTTGTTTTGCTGAAATGCTTATTTCATTCTGCTTTGagagaaatgtgaatgttttTAAAGCCAAGTTTCTGTGGTTGTGGATGTAATGTGTTTTACCACAGGGACCATGGTTATGATGAAGCTCTCTGCCCTCCTCATGACCTATTTCCTGGTCACTTGTCAGATGTACAGTTCACATGCAGCTCCAGCCAGGTGAGGATCAAAGCACGTTATATACACTGTAATGTCCAGTCAGTCACTGAAATGTATGTATAGACGACAGAGATGTTCATTTGTAGCAATCCCAAAAGGAAACGCCATCTGTTATTTCATTGATAATTTTCTAAAGAGGTATCTTGGCAGCCACATAAATCTTATGTATGCTAATTTAGATGATTATGTTTTCAGATAACACGATGTGATTACAGAAATCCATACATTACGTTACATTAAATGCCCTCTTTTCAGTAAAATGATCCAATTGGATTACGATATGGTAATCTAATCAATCCGGTGACTCATGAAGCCATTCTATGTATAACCTCCTAACCACTTCTATCCATCTGGAAACAATCCAACGTAATGCCACAGCAATAGGCTAAGATGATTGCTATTGCATGTAGAATATTTCCAAATGGTTGTAGAATGCATGGGTGTTCAATATTCCAGATAGAGAGACCCTGGTCACCGTTCTTACTACAATATTGATTTAGTCATAAAGCTCTAAGTTGGCTACCTGTCAGCTTTCTAAAAGGAACACTTTTAGCAGATTGTTTTGAGTTTGGCTCGTATCCCTTAAAGCAGGAGTCAATGGCTTTTAGCTGGAGCAAACTCACATAACCTACGTCATACTATGTTTAACCCAATGCTGGTGCAGTTCATCAAGTGATCAACCTAATTGCCTATGTGTTTTCAGAACTGGTTTAGAGTCCATGACAGACCAAGTCACGCTAACTGACTATGAAGCCCGAAGGCTACTCAACGCCATCGTCAAGGAGTTTGTTCAAATGACTTCAGAGGAACTGGAGCAACAAGCCAATGAAGGAAATAGGTAGGTACAGTTCTCCTCATCTCCACAACTTGTTTTTAATAACATTCATTTTCATTTTCTCTAGGTTTACTTGGTGTATACTATATGGATGACGCATGTTCCTATTATTCAGGAAAACATATAACCCCAAATGTCTAATATGTGGCCAGTCCTTTGCTGCCTCCTATAGCAGTCAGAGCTATGGGTATTTATTAAAGACACAGAGGTATGGACATCGCCCAACCATCAACAGGGAGATCTAGAGTTAAAGCATATATTCTCTGTGTTTATCTATGCATgggtttttggaacacttcattTTAATGTATTCATTATTTAAGCATTGTTTATGAGAAAGCCTGTTGCGGAATGCTAAATGATAAATAACCCTAAAGAATGGAAGAAAGCATGGGAATTAGTGCAAGAGAAATGGGACGCATGACAGCAGTTGTGCTGTTTGTTATAATTTAACTACGACGCTATAAGCAGGATTGCCGCATGAGACCAAGTAACTGAGGTCATTATAGCTATAGACTATTTTCAATTGCCTGTGTTGGACTTGATAGCATGGCTTTAAACTGTTATTTTTATATAAATGCAAGTAAAAACTGACTTTaaaatgcatgatgttggaatacAGTGTTATTACTGTAGCATGTGGATAACAGCAGGATGCATCTGCATGCCATGGTTACTATGAGCCTGTTTCTgcatgtttgtctctctctctaacagcctgGATAGACCCATGTCCAAGCGTTGCTCCAACCTCAGCACCTGTGTGCTGGGCAAACTGTCACAAGAGCTGCACAAATTGCAGACGTACCCCCGCACCAACACGGGAAGTGGCACGCCTGGCAAGAAACGCAGCTTGCCTGAGAGCAACCGCTATGCAAGCTATGGAGACTCATATGATGGAATCTGAGCGGTCCTCCCCTCCATCAGCCCTAGTTAACCTGACCCCTCTGTTCCAGCCTAGCCTGATGATTGCTGATGCATGTGAATCTTGCTTGACCGACTGCAGAGAAACCTTGATGTCCCGCAATGTCCCTGCTCTCTTTTTCTTTTGTTAAAATCCCCTTTTTTGACAGAGAATAAAATATATAAGTACAAACCAGAGTCCAATCCTTTAGATTTATAAAGTGAATAATGGTTTAGATTCACTTCCCTATCTTAAGGTGTATGATATCCCTTTACTATACAGATCATTCACAATATTTAAAAGTTTTAATCAAAACAAACATCTTAATCAATGCTTCTTTCAACCGTGACTTGGGTTCTTGTttaataaacatatttttttatgccAGAACATATTTTCCTTCTTAATTATTCAAGTGAAACAAAGCCTTTTAACATCTTTAATAGTTCACAACAGTGTGAACAATATAAGCCACAGTTTATTTGCTATGTAAACGTAAATTCACAATACATTTGAGGTAAGTTGAATAACTAATTGTTTAGATCTCTGAATGTCTTTATTTTCAATTTCATGATATATATTATACATTTTCTCCAGCAAACAGTAATTTATTACCTTTGTTCTTTTTATTGTAATTCATACATTTTGTACCTTTGTAATAAATCCTGAATTTAGGAGAGGTTTGTATGACCAGTCCTTTCTCTTCCTAAAAGCAGCGTTACAGCACAGAAGCGTGCGTGCAATACTGCCACATGTGTCACCCACCGCCTGGCTGACTTCCTGAACagatcaggaggaatgggcaacaGTAACTTCGTCCCCACCAACGTGGGCGCCAAGGCGTTCGGACGACGAAGGAGAGACAGCCCCATGACAGCACCTATGTGAATGTGTCAACAGGCCTCAGGGATTTGGTATAACAACAttctacactcctctctcttcccactgCTGTGCCTCTAACTGtcaacctctgtctgtctctactgtatctctaatgCTCTTTCCCCAGCCTCTGTCTTTCCACATCTATTCTACTTCAGTACTCTTCAGACAGTCTCTTTGTAACTTTGCCGGCCTTCAAATTGGGTCTATGTCTTATGGATGAATACAAGTTGGGAGTTAGAGTTCAGTAGAAAGGAGGATAAACAGTAATTTCCTTCCATTTTCTCTCCCTGCAGAGTATGAGCCCTTTAGTGAGACAACAGTACATCCTGTCCTGAACCAACTACAGACATCTGGGAATGACAACGCTTCACTGTTTTTAAAAAACAACCTTCAAACTACAGAACTGATTTCCTGCATACCTCTTGCATACTCTGTGTTACCGATATTCATTTTTGCTCTATAACCATGAGGAGATTGCAACAAAAATTAAAGAACTAACTTCTGTTATGTCAATTTTCACCAGATCATTACCCTGTACAAGCCAGTTGGTTCTGTCCCATTTTGGCCTAGAGCACATGTACAGTTTGACTCTGACTCCCCACCCCTCCTCGCTCCTGTGTCAGCAGCACACTGCAGGGGGGCGGAGACTACATCAAGCTCCGCCCCCACAAGCTTCCCTGACCATGGCTGTGTCTTGTGCCTTGATGTAGACCACTTCTTCACGTTTCATTAATTGTACAGTATGTTTAAAgagtgaaaggaaagagagagaagaatctAAATATTGTAACAATTGTGAATCTAAGCaagattaaaatgtattttagataCATATGGGTCGGTGTACTTGTTTTATTCTGCAATGATCTATCTAAGCCCTTAGATCACAatatctactaagctaacatatggaattgttttaagatggtcataaaaTGGATCATTTAgccatttgattttgaattttaggagtctctaggtataaaaaaatatattttctttttttaaagaattTGGTGAAACATAGAATTTGGTCTTTActgctatagcccatagaaatacATTGAATGCCACATTTGTATATGACAAAACAGacagtcaaaaaataaataataaggaataaggttttgaagtgacTGTCCTATATCTGGGAATCTGGGCATGTTATTAGTGGCACACTTTGCCATTTTTACACCCTGGTattgggttaccttcagactaaaGCTTGTGTGTGTCTTAGAGCAGAACAAACGACACCTTCGTGTTAGTTTGTAGCTCTGACTGTTCGGTCTGGACAGTCAGTTTTGTGAGAAGACCTCTTCGAAATGAggacgtctgagacagagttcAGCTTGTGGATGTCGTAGAGCTTGCCATGTTTGTCTGTCGATGGTGGTGACTTATTCGTTTGTAGCACAGATCAATCGACTCTAAGGGATTTGAATCGTAAAGAGCAGACAGAGCTGACGGTACACTACATTTAACATTTTCAACATGAGCAGTTTCTTATAGTACATGACACTTAACATTACCAACACGAGCAATGCCATATGGTACATGACACTTAACATTACCAACATGAGCAGTTTATTATGGTACATGGCACTTAACATCACCAACATGAGCAGTTTCTTATGGTACATGCCACTTAACATTACCAACATGAGCAATTAATTATGGTACATGACATTAACATTACCAACACAAGCAGTTTATTATGGTACATGACACTTAACATTGCCAACATGAGCAATTTATTATGGTACATGACACTTAACGTTACCAACAGGAGCTGTTTATTATGGTACATGACACTTAACGTTACCAACAGGAGCCGTTTATTATGGTACATGACACTTAACGGTACCAACAGGAGCCGTTTATTATGGTACATGACACTTAACGTTACCAACAGGAGCCGTTTATTATGGTACATGACACTTAACGTTACCAACAGGAGCCGTTTATTATGGTACATGACACTTAATTAACATTTCCTTTATTTCCAACGTATCATGCTGTATATGCTCAGATCATCAACATAGCCTTGATCACAATGCAGCGTTCCACATTATATACCAAATATTCTTTAATTAAATTTGACCTAATAGTTACAGAACAAACATCATGCATGTATCCACATGTAAGAAATGGTACATAGTGTTTATACACTGATCTTTCCAGGACAAAAGCAAAAGGCTATTTTACATACCACAACCACATCCAGGACCATGTTGATATTGTTTATtaataaataaaggtcaaataaataagaCATTGTACTCCCTAAACACAACAAATGAGTACCAACGAGACAGAGAACGTAGTCTATACCAAACATTCTAGTTGTATTCTCCATTGAACTTATGAAGACATCCttttttcatatttcacactGATGTCACCAATAACATGATAATTGGTTTCAGATCAATAGTGACTTTAATAAAGGCACATATAGGTACATATGTTTCAgtatcataggcctatatgtGCTGCACTAGTCTGTGAGTTAGGTATACCGATCTAGAGTATTTTCAGTGTATTTCTGTAGCCAGGTCCTCGCCCAGCTCTGCCAATGTGATTTAGACAGCATCTCCATTAGCTTTGCTGTCCCCAATTTAATCAAGCGCCCACATGGTCTCTCCAAGATACTACACCCTACACAGCTAAATCACATGTCACAGAGGCACACGTCACCCACTGGGATAACTATTCTGTTATATTTACATGTATCCATGAATAAAGAATAAAGATATTTTCATAgcactgttattttattgtttcaGTTATTTTGAGGTTTAATGCATATTCTGTGTTGGGGTGAATAAAAAGTGCAGTGACTGACATTGTTAATAATATTTATGAAATATAATGGGACTGAGCATAAAAGTAATGAAAAGTTTTTTTCTGGGATACATTACACCAAATCAAGGGATGGAAAGAGGTTTACAATCCTTATCAATAGTAGAGCTTCCACATCAGAGTTGTGTATTGGCTTTGTGAGCTAGTGATTTGCACGTAAAATATATTCTGTCGTAAAGATGGCGACAGTTACTCTGACCTCTTGTCAACAGATTGCAGACACAACTCACAAGGCTCACATGTTATTGCCTTATTAGCTCCTTTGTGCATTGTTAAAGGCAATGTGGTCTCCTGGGTCTCTGTGAAGACACACTCTGAGTTGCAGAGCTTCACGCCTGCTTGTCTTCCCTAATTGACGTGCTTGTTCTCCCACTACTTTGACCTCTCTTTTCAGTTCCTCTTCTGGGAGAGGGGGCTCCGGTTTGTTTTCACAAGTATCAATTCATTTCAACCCCCCTAAGGAGCTCTGCTTAATAAGACTGCTCTTTTTTTTTACACCACCGAATGAATTGTATTATAGTAATGATAACATGTTCATCAGCTTTTAATATATCCAGTGGGGAATATTGTAGCATGGCATTAGTGGTAGCAAAGCTGTTGATTTGTATGAACTACATGTATCTGTATCATGGATAATACTACAGTACATGCATGTTGTAtatggtatttggtattttattaggatccccattaactgTTGCAAAAGTAGCAGTTATTCTTCCTGggatccacacaaaacatgaaacatgacataatacagaacatgaaTAGACACAAACATCTCAAGGACAGGACGACATACGGATGTATACTGACGTGTGCATTGTGTTGCATCGGAGTCATGTGCAGAATGTATGTCATATACAGGACAACGCACATGGCATACTATAGGTCTGTTTTTCCGTCATCTGCATTACAAATAGCCCTCATTCTGTGTTTCATAATTATCCCTTGTTCCTCTGAGGTAACCatcccatccctcccatccctctcatATGAGAGATTACTTTTCTCCAACAAAATATGGTTTTGAAAACCTAGGTTTTGGATTGAACGTGGGCGACTAAAGATAAAATACAACATAGTGCATAATATATTATTCCATGGTGTCTACTGAGGAATTGCACAATCCAGAAACAATGTCAACAGGATCTCTTCTCACTTTTTAATTGCTACAGGATCGTGTAGAGGTGAATTATTTTTTCCCTCTGTTACGCAATCAGACACACTGTTACCTGGAGAATTTTACCTCACAAACATTACAACACAGTTGGAATATGACTACAGGTATGTTAACTGTGACAGCAGCTTCAAGATGCATACTGTCATTTTAGACAATCGGTAACGTCACTGAGGCATTGACTCACAGGAGAGTGAAATGGACACAGAAAC includes:
- the LOC124035024 gene encoding calcitonin gene-related peptide isoform X2 — its product is MDGAYMRYIMCSDIQKWTMVMMKLSALLMTYFLVTCQMYSSHAAPARTGLESMTDQVTLTDYEARRLLNAIVKEFVQMTSEELEQQANEGNSVTAQKRACNTATCVTHRLADFLNRSGGMGNSNFVPTNVGAKAFGRRRRDSPMTAPM
- the LOC124035024 gene encoding calcitonin-1 isoform X1, with product MDGAYMRYIMCSDIQKWTMVMMKLSALLMTYFLVTCQMYSSHAAPARTGLESMTDQVTLTDYEARRLLNAIVKEFVQMTSEELEQQANEGNSLDRPMSKRCSNLSTCVLGKLSQELHKLQTYPRTNTGSGTPGKKRSLPESNRYASYGDSYDGI
- the LOC124035024 gene encoding calcitonin-1 isoform X3 produces the protein MVMMKLSALLMTYFLVTCQMYSSHAAPARTGLESMTDQVTLTDYEARRLLNAIVKEFVQMTSEELEQQANEGNSLDRPMSKRCSNLSTCVLGKLSQELHKLQTYPRTNTGSGTPGKKRSLPESNRYASYGDSYDGI